From the Acetobacter aceti genome, one window contains:
- a CDS encoding ABC transporter ATP-binding protein — protein sequence MNALPPRSPLTDLSHQPRQSDDSRSLLLRLWRDQISSHRGRILSVLVLTIAMATLTALYPLVIQRALDMFSTHDERILYQVPLLIVAITLAKAAAQYGQTLATQGLVLVVIRGLQGSMFRHLTIADVARIEQDAPASLAARFTTDAISIREAMIRAVNSLGDVVTVVGLIVAMIYMDWELSLIAAILYPVAAVPIQRLGKKVRRASGNVNEQIASTAAFLTESFAQARTVRVYRLEEREEKRADTAFDLLHEAFLRIMRGRARVDPLLEALGGSAVAAVLGFAGWRAAMGGATLGDFSGFVAALLLASRPLRALGALNAALQEGLAGLSRIFSLIDEKPAVQDHPQARSLPAGHGHLCFDTVVFQYADGRMGLNGLSFEAQPGMTVALVGPSGAGKSTALSLIPRLHDVTRGAITLDGVDLRDVGLDHLRNAIAYVSQDPLLFDVSVRENILMGRPGATDAEVREAASLAAAEPFITALPDGFDTIVGPGGGRLSGGQRQRIALARALLRDPRLLLLDEATSALDSENEALVQEALGELRAGRTTIIVAHRLSTVRSADMVVVMEDGRAVEHGTHAALIALDGLYARLVRSQGLEE from the coding sequence ATGAATGCTCTCCCGCCGCGCTCCCCGTTGACTGATCTGTCACATCAACCCAGGCAGTCTGATGACAGCAGATCGCTTCTTCTGCGTCTCTGGCGGGATCAGATCAGCTCTCATCGAGGCAGGATTCTCAGCGTCCTTGTCCTGACAATCGCCATGGCGACGCTGACCGCGCTTTACCCTCTTGTCATCCAGCGGGCGCTCGACATGTTCTCCACGCACGATGAGCGTATCCTTTATCAGGTGCCGCTACTGATCGTGGCGATTACGCTGGCGAAGGCCGCGGCTCAGTATGGACAGACTCTGGCGACGCAGGGGCTGGTGCTTGTGGTCATCCGTGGATTGCAGGGCTCGATGTTCCGGCACCTGACCATCGCGGATGTGGCGAGGATCGAGCAGGATGCGCCGGCTTCACTCGCCGCGCGCTTCACGACTGACGCGATTTCAATCCGCGAAGCCATGATCCGGGCCGTCAACTCCCTTGGGGATGTGGTAACGGTCGTCGGGCTGATTGTGGCGATGATCTACATGGATTGGGAACTCAGCCTGATTGCGGCGATCCTGTATCCAGTTGCCGCCGTGCCGATCCAGCGGCTTGGCAAGAAAGTTCGGCGCGCTTCCGGCAATGTCAACGAGCAGATTGCCTCTACTGCCGCGTTCCTGACGGAAAGCTTCGCTCAGGCCCGGACAGTGCGTGTCTATCGTCTTGAAGAGCGTGAGGAAAAGCGCGCGGATACCGCCTTTGACCTGCTTCATGAAGCTTTTCTGAGGATCATGCGTGGCCGTGCGCGTGTTGACCCGCTGCTTGAGGCGCTTGGCGGTTCGGCTGTGGCGGCTGTGCTGGGATTCGCCGGATGGCGTGCGGCCATGGGCGGAGCGACGCTCGGAGACTTTTCCGGTTTTGTTGCGGCGCTGCTGCTTGCCTCGCGTCCCTTGCGTGCGCTTGGAGCGCTGAATGCGGCGCTGCAGGAAGGGCTGGCCGGATTATCCCGGATATTCTCCCTGATCGACGAGAAGCCTGCTGTGCAGGACCACCCGCAGGCCCGCTCTCTGCCGGCAGGACATGGGCATCTGTGCTTCGATACGGTTGTTTTCCAGTATGCCGACGGCCGCATGGGACTGAATGGTCTCTCGTTCGAGGCCCAGCCGGGGATGACCGTGGCGCTGGTCGGACCATCCGGCGCCGGCAAATCAACGGCCCTTTCGCTTATTCCTCGTCTGCATGATGTGACCCGCGGGGCGATCACCCTCGATGGTGTCGATCTGCGCGATGTCGGGCTGGATCACCTACGCAACGCGATTGCCTATGTCAGTCAGGACCCTCTGCTTTTTGACGTGTCTGTCCGTGAGAACATCCTGATGGGACGCCCGGGCGCAACAGATGCCGAGGTCCGCGAGGCAGCCAGTCTCGCTGCCGCCGAGCCATTCATCACGGCACTCCCTGACGGGTTTGACACGATCGTCGGGCCTGGAGGCGGCAGACTGTCCGGTGGGCAACGGCAGCGTATCGCCCTGGCACGTGCCCTGCTGCGTGATCCACGCCTTTTATTGCTTGATGAAGCCACCAGCGCACTGGACAGTGAGAACGAGGCTCTGGTGCAGGAGGCATTGGGAGAACTTCGGGCCGGGCGCACGACGATCATCGTCGCGCATCGTCTCTCCACAGTTCGATCAGCCGATATGGTGGTGGTCATGGAAGACGGGCGCGCTGTAGAGCATGGGACACATGCTGCTTTGATCGCCCTGGATGGACTGTATGCCCGTCTGGTGCGAAGTCAGGGGCTGGAAGAGTAA
- a CDS encoding DksA/TraR family C4-type zinc finger protein, which produces MATGWAPEGAVQEQIDDTIADAVKQARSGIPAGESAVHCCDCGEPIPEARRKALPGVKFCIECQSERDSQRVFSSINRRGSKDSQLR; this is translated from the coding sequence ATGGCGACAGGCTGGGCTCCGGAAGGAGCAGTGCAGGAGCAGATCGACGACACCATTGCAGACGCGGTGAAGCAGGCCCGCTCAGGCATTCCTGCCGGAGAAAGCGCCGTTCACTGTTGTGACTGCGGTGAGCCGATACCCGAAGCGAGACGCAAGGCTTTGCCGGGCGTGAAATTCTGCATCGAATGCCAGTCAGAACGCGACAGCCAGCGCGTGTTCAGCAGTATCAACCGTCGAGGCAGCAAGGACAGCCAGTTGCGGTAG
- a CDS encoding 50S ribosomal protein L11 methyltransferase, which yields MTAIRRRHATELETISVTVPEISVEAYENAISTVCATVGIFEFDEEEKLWRVEGVKDTGHAEDELAAALALAALTTGINADLERTNTETEGWLARTYESFPAQEVGKRFIVRGSHLDEAPDSNRITITLDAGMAFGSGEHGSTRGCLRALELVAHRRPRNILDLGCGSGILAMGAAALLHRPVLATDIDPWSVRITQENAARNGLSRLIEARLGNGWSTPEIRRRAPYDLVFANILARPLCMMAKDLSRHLAPGGTVILAGLLNTQVRMVLAAHQRCGLVLERHLREGDWGTLILRKPFGAAR from the coding sequence ATGACCGCCATCCGCCGCAGACATGCGACAGAACTTGAAACGATTTCCGTAACTGTTCCGGAAATCTCCGTTGAAGCTTACGAGAACGCCATCAGCACGGTCTGCGCGACGGTCGGCATTTTTGAGTTCGACGAAGAAGAAAAGCTCTGGCGTGTCGAGGGCGTGAAAGACACCGGTCATGCGGAAGACGAACTCGCAGCCGCTCTGGCTCTGGCCGCACTGACCACAGGCATCAACGCTGATCTGGAGCGCACCAACACCGAGACGGAAGGCTGGCTCGCCCGCACCTATGAATCGTTTCCGGCACAGGAAGTCGGCAAACGCTTTATCGTTCGGGGCTCCCATCTGGATGAAGCCCCCGATAGCAACCGCATCACCATCACGCTGGATGCGGGCATGGCGTTCGGGTCCGGGGAACATGGCTCGACGCGGGGATGTCTGCGGGCTCTTGAACTGGTGGCGCATCGCAGGCCCCGGAATATTCTCGATCTGGGCTGTGGCTCCGGTATTCTCGCCATGGGAGCGGCTGCGCTGCTGCACCGCCCTGTTCTGGCGACCGACATTGATCCATGGTCTGTCCGGATCACTCAGGAGAACGCAGCCCGTAACGGCCTGTCACGTCTGATCGAAGCGCGGCTCGGCAATGGCTGGTCCACGCCGGAAATCCGCCGTCGTGCGCCTTATGATCTGGTTTTCGCCAACATCCTTGCCCGTCCGCTCTGCATGATGGCCAAGGATCTGAGCCGCCATCTTGCTCCGGGCGGCACTGTCATTCTGGCTGGACTGCTGAATACTCAGGTGCGCATGGTGCTGGCCGCGCACCAGCGTTGCGGACTGGTGCTGGAACGTCATCTTCGTGAAGGCGACTGGGGAACGCTGATCCTGCGGAAGCCGTTTGGCGCAGCTCGCTGA
- the gatB gene encoding Asp-tRNA(Asn)/Glu-tRNA(Gln) amidotransferase subunit GatB, with protein MSYTIEGNTGAWEIVVGLEVHAQVISNSKLFSGASTLFGGEPNSHVSLIDAGFPGMLPVINHACVEQAVRTGLGLKARINLESRFDRKNYFYADLPTGYQISQFELPIIGTGVVQIELSDGSTRDIGITRLHLEQDAGKLMHDQDPKRSFVDLNRAGVALMEIVSEPDIRSPEEAGAYLRKLRQILRYLGTCDGNMEEGSMRADVNVSVRKSASEPFRTRCEIKNVNSIRFVMQAIEIEAARQIEIWENGGEVDQETRLFDPHKGETRSLRSKEDAHDYRYFPDPDLLPLVIEQSWVDQIKQTLPELPDEKRARFQQDYGITAYDAGVLVAEQATADFYESVAKGRDGKSAAAWVTGDFFAALNRTGKSIEESPVSAANLGAMLDLIADGTINGKIAKEVLEDMFETGETPLAIVDRKGLRQVTDTGAIEATADEIISKNADKVAQYKGGKDKLFGFFVGQVMKATGGKANPAIVNDILRKKLDG; from the coding sequence ATGAGCTACACGATTGAAGGCAACACCGGCGCATGGGAAATCGTCGTCGGTCTTGAGGTTCACGCTCAGGTCATCAGCAACTCCAAGCTGTTCTCCGGCGCATCCACCCTGTTTGGTGGCGAACCGAACTCGCATGTCAGTCTGATTGACGCAGGCTTTCCCGGCATGCTGCCGGTCATCAATCACGCCTGCGTGGAGCAGGCTGTCCGCACGGGTCTGGGCCTGAAAGCCCGGATCAATCTGGAAAGCCGCTTCGACCGCAAGAACTACTTTTATGCCGATCTTCCGACCGGTTATCAGATCAGCCAGTTCGAGCTTCCGATCATCGGCACCGGTGTCGTGCAGATCGAGCTTTCCGACGGCAGCACGCGCGACATCGGAATCACGCGCCTGCATCTTGAACAGGATGCGGGCAAGCTGATGCACGATCAGGACCCGAAGCGCTCCTTCGTGGACCTCAACCGTGCAGGCGTCGCGCTGATGGAAATCGTCAGCGAGCCGGACATCCGCTCGCCGGAAGAGGCTGGCGCCTATCTTCGCAAGCTGCGGCAGATCCTGCGTTATCTCGGGACCTGCGACGGCAACATGGAAGAAGGCTCAATGCGCGCCGACGTGAACGTCTCGGTTCGCAAGAGCGCCAGTGAACCGTTCCGCACCCGCTGCGAGATCAAGAACGTCAATTCGATCCGCTTCGTCATGCAGGCGATCGAGATTGAGGCAGCCCGTCAGATCGAGATCTGGGAAAACGGTGGTGAGGTCGATCAGGAGACGCGCCTGTTCGATCCGCACAAGGGTGAGACGCGCTCGCTGCGCTCCAAGGAAGATGCGCACGATTACCGCTACTTCCCTGATCCGGACCTTCTACCGCTGGTGATCGAGCAGAGCTGGGTGGACCAGATCAAGCAGACGCTGCCGGAGTTGCCAGACGAAAAGCGCGCCCGTTTCCAGCAGGATTACGGGATCACCGCTTACGATGCGGGTGTTCTGGTTGCGGAGCAGGCCACGGCGGACTTCTATGAAAGTGTCGCCAAGGGACGTGACGGCAAATCGGCTGCCGCATGGGTGACGGGCGACTTCTTCGCGGCGCTGAACCGCACGGGTAAGTCGATTGAAGAAAGCCCGGTCAGTGCGGCCAATCTTGGCGCGATGCTTGACCTGATTGCTGACGGCACGATCAACGGCAAGATCGCCAAGGAAGTGCTCGAAGACATGTTCGAGACCGGCGAAACTCCGCTTGCCATTGTGGATCGCAAGGGTCTGCGTCAGGTCACGGATACGGGGGCCATCGAAGCGACGGCTGACGAGATCATCAGCAAGAACGCCGACAAGGTGGCGCAGTATAAGGGCGGCAAGGACAAGCTGTTCGGCTTCTTCGTCGGACAGGTGATGAAGGCGACGGGTGGCAAGGCCAACCCGGCGATCGTCAACGACATCCTGCGCAAGAAACTCGACGGCTAA
- the gatA gene encoding Asp-tRNA(Asn)/Glu-tRNA(Gln) amidotransferase subunit GatA, with translation MLTDLTIAQAAEGLRKKEFSAVELTKAHTEAVEALNGRVNAYITVTSDKALEAAKKADSTLVAGEAPPLTGIPLGIKDLFCTNGVRTTAASKIIGNFVPPYESTVTAKLLENGAIFLGKTNLDEFAMGSGNLTSAFGSVENPWHRKDDASVLVPGGSSGGSAAAVAARMAMGATGTDTGGSIRQPAAYCGIVGLKPTYGRCSRWGTIAFASSLDQAGPMTRSVEDAAIMLSAMAGADPKDSTCATVAVPDYRAACGRSLKGLRVGIPAEYRAPGMSEEILAVWQKGVDMLREAGCEIVDVSLPHTKYGLATYYIIAPAECSSNLARYDGVRFGERAEGATSLDDLYEKTRHNGFGEEVRRRILMGTYVLSAGYYDAYYLKAQKVRTLIQRDFTQAFEKVDVLLTPTAPTAAFARDEKPEDPVQMYLNDIFTVPASMAGQPAMSVPVALDGKGLPLGLQLIGKHFDEETIIAVGSALEKAAGFTARPDLRAGVSA, from the coding sequence ATGCTGACTGATCTCACGATCGCACAGGCCGCTGAGGGTCTGCGCAAGAAAGAATTTTCCGCTGTCGAGCTGACGAAGGCACATACCGAGGCCGTCGAAGCGCTGAACGGACGGGTGAACGCCTACATCACCGTCACCTCCGACAAGGCGCTCGAAGCAGCGAAAAAAGCCGATAGCACGCTGGTCGCTGGTGAGGCTCCTCCCCTGACCGGAATTCCGCTCGGCATCAAGGATCTGTTCTGCACCAACGGCGTACGGACGACCGCCGCCAGCAAGATCATCGGAAATTTCGTGCCGCCTTATGAGAGCACCGTCACGGCGAAGCTGCTCGAAAACGGTGCGATTTTTCTCGGCAAGACCAACCTTGACGAATTCGCCATGGGGTCCGGCAACCTGACGTCTGCGTTCGGCAGCGTCGAGAACCCCTGGCATCGCAAGGATGATGCTTCGGTTCTGGTTCCCGGCGGTTCATCGGGTGGTTCCGCAGCGGCCGTCGCCGCGCGTATGGCCATGGGCGCTACCGGCACCGATACCGGCGGCTCCATCCGTCAGCCCGCAGCCTATTGCGGTATTGTCGGGCTGAAACCGACCTATGGCCGCTGCAGCCGCTGGGGCACCATCGCCTTCGCAAGCTCACTCGATCAGGCCGGTCCGATGACCCGCTCCGTCGAGGACGCCGCGATCATGCTGTCAGCCATGGCGGGTGCTGATCCGAAGGACAGCACCTGCGCCACTGTTGCCGTGCCGGACTATCGTGCCGCCTGTGGTCGCAGCCTGAAAGGTCTGCGCGTCGGTATTCCTGCCGAGTATCGCGCACCTGGCATGTCGGAAGAAATTCTAGCCGTCTGGCAGAAGGGCGTCGACATGCTCCGTGAAGCCGGCTGCGAGATTGTCGATGTCTCCCTGCCCCACACGAAATATGGCCTCGCGACCTATTACATCATCGCTCCGGCCGAATGTTCGTCCAACCTCGCCCGCTATGACGGCGTGCGGTTTGGTGAGCGGGCTGAAGGCGCCACCAGCCTTGATGACCTGTACGAGAAGACCCGTCACAATGGGTTTGGCGAGGAAGTCCGCCGTCGTATCCTGATGGGGACGTACGTGCTGTCCGCCGGTTATTACGATGCCTATTACCTCAAGGCCCAGAAGGTCCGTACGCTGATCCAGCGGGACTTCACGCAGGCTTTCGAGAAAGTCGACGTGCTGCTGACTCCGACGGCTCCGACTGCGGCCTTCGCCCGCGATGAGAAACCTGAAGATCCGGTGCAGATGTATCTCAACGATATCTTCACCGTGCCTGCCAGCATGGCTGGACAGCCTGCCATGTCGGTGCCGGTGGCGCTTGATGGCAAAGGTCTGCCGCTCGGTCTCCAGTTGATTGGCAAGCACTTCGACGAGGAAACGATCATTGCGGTCGGGTCTGCTCTGGAAAAAGCTGCCGGGTTTACGGCCCGTCCGGATCTGCGTGCAGGAGTGAGCGCATGA
- the gatC gene encoding Asp-tRNA(Asn)/Glu-tRNA(Gln) amidotransferase subunit GatC produces MSLDLATTRRIAKLARIGLDDQEIEAVRTQLGGILGWIEILDEVDVEGVPPMIGTSTHAALKPREDAVTDGDCQEKVLSNAPDREGPFFTVPKVVE; encoded by the coding sequence ATGTCGCTTGATCTCGCGACCACGAGACGCATTGCCAAGCTCGCCCGTATCGGGCTTGACGACCAGGAAATCGAGGCTGTCCGCACACAGCTCGGAGGTATTCTCGGCTGGATCGAGATTCTCGACGAAGTTGATGTCGAGGGCGTACCGCCCATGATCGGCACCAGCACCCACGCGGCGCTCAAGCCCCGGGAAGATGCCGTAACTGACGGTGACTGTCAGGAGAAGGTGCTGTCGAACGCACCGGATCGTGAAGGTCCCTTCTTCACCGTGCCGAAGGTGGTCGAATAA
- the ruvX gene encoding Holliday junction resolvase RuvX, with translation MPLFNITELSEKLSTGQRLLGIDPGAKTVGLALSDVMLMVASPYGVLKREKLSLMAQKITEVVREQDVGALVVGLPLSMDGGFGPAAQAARDWAQALSDQIMVPAILWDERFSSSVVNRTIIGEADLSRKRRAEVVDKMAAAYMLQGALDYLSIERARHFSSFED, from the coding sequence ATGCCTCTGTTCAACATAACCGAACTCAGTGAAAAACTTTCCACCGGCCAGCGGCTGCTGGGAATTGATCCCGGCGCGAAGACTGTGGGGCTTGCTCTGTCAGATGTCATGCTGATGGTCGCCTCTCCGTATGGGGTTTTGAAACGGGAGAAACTCTCGCTCATGGCCCAGAAAATTACGGAAGTTGTCAGAGAACAGGATGTGGGAGCGCTGGTCGTCGGACTGCCTCTTTCCATGGATGGTGGATTCGGCCCTGCGGCGCAGGCAGCGCGTGATTGGGCTCAGGCTCTTTCCGACCAGATCATGGTCCCTGCCATATTATGGGACGAGCGGTTCTCTTCCAGCGTTGTGAACCGGACCATCATCGGTGAAGCTGATCTGTCCCGAAAGAGACGGGCTGAAGTCGTAGATAAGATGGCAGCAGCTTATATGCTGCAGGGCGCGCTGGATTATCTTTCGATCGAACGCGCCAGACATTTCTCGTCCTTTGAAGACTGA
- a CDS encoding diguanylate cyclase domain-containing protein, producing MNTMPSSPASESSPPGQDGKLMDALLASRRRWKSLTQLVADFIFETDTEGRFTFFEAGPALGWNDQELIGEEGTRLLPCVNSTPAPNPFKTRNVIRSRRCWIKRADSSFGCMLVYATPLLSPDGHHAGVRGLGIDVSDEVGSNADLAVARLHSEIVRRITATMRSRALSRLGIPPAFDELAAMLGAVGGILISESPEGKTESDEDDSDDEIVHRLQTSTPSFDTMVEEMLRHPADGNLSFEPEIRQIEGHDVILCRSRVRYNAPAAMALWRNNVGVWSQDDANLADAALATFASALEMSALNRALARNARFDPLTGMLNRNGLLTEISRRLPRLDRERLSGTLLIIGLDRFSDINARFGFEAGDSALQQVASYLRDAIRPTDLAGRLGGDIFGLWLDGADHFVAAERAEAFCQHGAAIFVAEPITLTFSVGLAARNWETGESVESLIDRASFAMRSVKLAGGARWHTSLEESSP from the coding sequence ATGAACACCATGCCTTCCTCTCCTGCGTCAGAATCGTCGCCACCCGGTCAGGATGGCAAACTGATGGACGCGCTTCTCGCCAGTCGTCGCCGCTGGAAAAGCCTGACGCAACTGGTTGCCGATTTCATCTTTGAAACGGACACCGAAGGCCGTTTCACCTTTTTCGAGGCGGGGCCCGCTCTCGGATGGAACGATCAGGAACTGATCGGGGAAGAGGGCACCAGACTCCTTCCCTGTGTGAATTCGACCCCGGCCCCCAACCCTTTCAAAACACGGAATGTCATTCGCAGCCGCCGCTGCTGGATCAAGAGAGCCGACAGCTCTTTTGGCTGCATGCTGGTTTATGCAACTCCTCTACTCTCACCTGATGGACATCACGCTGGCGTGCGCGGCCTCGGGATCGATGTATCCGATGAAGTCGGGTCCAACGCCGATCTCGCGGTCGCCCGCCTTCACAGTGAAATCGTGCGGCGCATCACAGCCACGATGCGCTCACGTGCCCTGTCCCGTCTGGGCATTCCACCTGCTTTCGATGAGCTGGCCGCCATGCTTGGCGCAGTCGGGGGCATTCTGATTTCCGAATCTCCTGAAGGGAAAACGGAAAGTGATGAAGACGATTCCGATGACGAAATCGTCCATCGTCTTCAGACATCCACGCCGTCATTTGACACGATGGTTGAGGAGATGCTGCGACATCCAGCGGATGGCAATCTCTCCTTTGAACCGGAAATCAGGCAGATAGAGGGACATGACGTCATCCTCTGCCGTAGCCGCGTGCGCTACAATGCGCCTGCCGCCATGGCGTTGTGGAGAAACAATGTCGGCGTCTGGTCACAGGATGACGCCAATCTGGCCGACGCGGCGCTGGCGACCTTCGCCTCCGCCCTTGAGATGAGCGCTCTCAACCGCGCCCTTGCTCGCAATGCACGGTTTGACCCGCTTACAGGCATGCTGAACCGGAACGGTCTGCTGACCGAAATCTCCAGGCGGCTGCCGCGTCTTGATCGGGAACGCCTTTCCGGCACGTTACTGATTATCGGTCTGGACCGCTTTTCAGACATCAACGCCCGCTTCGGTTTCGAAGCCGGGGACAGCGCCCTTCAACAGGTTGCCAGCTATCTGCGGGACGCCATTCGTCCAACAGATCTCGCCGGACGACTTGGAGGGGACATTTTCGGGCTCTGGCTCGATGGCGCTGATCATTTTGTCGCTGCTGAACGGGCGGAAGCCTTCTGTCAGCACGGCGCAGCCATTTTTGTTGCGGAACCCATCACTCTCACCTTCTCGGTCGGTCTTGCCGCGCGAAATTGGGAAACAGGTGAGAGCGTTGAGTCACTCATAGACCGCGCAAGTTTTGCCATGCGCAGCGTGAAACTCGCAGGAGGCGCGCGCTGGCATACATCATTGGAAGAATCTTCACCATGA
- the dapD gene encoding 2,3,4,5-tetrahydropyridine-2,6-dicarboxylate N-succinyltransferase, whose amino-acid sequence MSEEKLRSRIEALWEARTTVSPATTGDDRSAIETVLEGLDSGRLRVAEPGDAGWTVHEWLKKAVLLSFRLLDNGIMEGGAAGAPAYDKVPLKFEGWDAARFAEAGFRAVPGCVVRRSAFIAPGVVLMPSFLNVGARVDSGTMIDTWATVGSCAQIGKNCHISGGAGIGGVLEPLQAAPVIIEDNCFIGARSEVAEGVIVERGSVLSMGVFLGASTKIIDRATGEVHIGRVPAYSVVVPGSLPASVPLNANGQPNPSLACAVIVKRVDERTRSKTSINDLLRD is encoded by the coding sequence ATGAGCGAAGAGAAACTCAGATCCCGGATCGAAGCGCTTTGGGAAGCGCGCACCACTGTGTCGCCTGCCACGACCGGCGATGACCGGTCTGCGATCGAGACGGTTCTTGAAGGACTGGACTCCGGTCGTCTCCGCGTCGCCGAGCCCGGTGATGCCGGGTGGACCGTGCACGAATGGCTGAAGAAAGCGGTTCTGCTGTCTTTCCGCCTGTTAGATAATGGGATCATGGAAGGTGGTGCGGCAGGCGCTCCGGCTTATGACAAGGTGCCGCTCAAGTTTGAAGGCTGGGATGCCGCCCGCTTTGCTGAAGCCGGTTTCCGTGCCGTTCCCGGTTGCGTCGTCCGTCGTTCGGCTTTCATCGCGCCGGGCGTGGTTCTGATGCCGAGCTTCCTGAATGTCGGTGCGCGGGTTGATTCCGGCACCATGATCGACACATGGGCTACTGTCGGCAGCTGTGCGCAGATCGGCAAGAACTGCCATATCAGCGGTGGCGCGGGAATCGGTGGCGTGCTGGAGCCCCTTCAGGCCGCTCCAGTCATCATTGAGGACAACTGCTTCATCGGCGCCCGTTCAGAAGTCGCCGAAGGTGTGATCGTCGAGCGTGGCTCCGTCCTGTCGATGGGCGTGTTCCTTGGCGCTTCCACCAAGATCATTGATCGTGCGACGGGCGAGGTTCATATCGGGCGCGTTCCGGCCTACTCCGTGGTCGTTCCGGGTTCGCTGCCTGCGAGCGTGCCTCTTAACGCCAACGGCCAGCCCAACCCGTCCCTGGCCTGCGCCGTGATCGTCAAGCGTGTGGATGAACGGACCCGTTCCAAGACATCCATCAACGACCTGCTGCGCGACTGA
- the dapE gene encoding succinyl-diaminopimelate desuccinylase, with the protein MTRALDVTALASDLIRHPSVSPDPGESQIALGETLSVMGFEVFHLPFGEGEERTPNLFARRGKSGPHLCFAGHTDVVPPGQDGWRHGPFAGSVDKGVLYGRGACDMKGGIAAFVAAVSSFLAGRSDPKGSISLLITGDEEGPARFGTVKVLEWMKAHNQIPDFCVVGEPTNPTVMGEIIKIGRRGSINVRITVKGRQGHVAYPHRADNPVHRLIHILNELTEKPLDQGSEWFEPSSLQMTSIDVGNVATNVIPAEAKAALNIRFNDLHTGTALKEWIETVCHRHAPDCDVAASISGESFLTSPGPELDALKASVHDVTGREPRLDTGGGTSDARFIALYCAVAEFGLVGASMHQIDEHVAVSDLDTLKRIYERLLERTVA; encoded by the coding sequence ATGACGCGTGCGCTTGATGTTACGGCTCTTGCTTCTGACCTGATTCGTCACCCATCCGTCAGTCCGGATCCCGGCGAATCCCAGATCGCTCTGGGTGAAACATTAAGCGTCATGGGGTTTGAGGTCTTTCATCTGCCTTTCGGTGAAGGTGAGGAGCGGACGCCAAATCTCTTCGCCCGACGAGGCAAGAGTGGTCCTCACCTGTGTTTTGCCGGGCATACCGATGTCGTACCGCCGGGCCAGGACGGCTGGCGACATGGACCGTTTGCGGGCTCAGTCGATAAAGGCGTCCTCTATGGTCGGGGTGCGTGTGACATGAAGGGGGGGATCGCCGCCTTTGTCGCCGCTGTCTCTTCCTTTCTTGCTGGCAGGTCTGACCCAAAGGGATCAATCAGTCTCCTGATTACCGGTGATGAGGAAGGTCCGGCCCGCTTCGGTACTGTAAAAGTGCTGGAATGGATGAAGGCCCACAACCAGATTCCGGATTTCTGCGTGGTCGGCGAACCGACCAATCCGACCGTCATGGGCGAAATCATCAAGATTGGCCGACGCGGCAGTATCAACGTCCGTATTACGGTGAAGGGGCGGCAGGGGCATGTCGCTTACCCGCATCGCGCGGATAACCCTGTCCATCGGCTGATTCATATCCTGAATGAACTGACTGAAAAACCGCTGGATCAGGGTTCCGAATGGTTTGAGCCGTCAAGCCTTCAGATGACGAGCATAGACGTGGGTAACGTGGCCACCAACGTGATTCCGGCGGAAGCAAAAGCAGCCCTGAATATCCGCTTTAACGATCTGCATACCGGCACGGCCCTAAAAGAGTGGATCGAAACCGTCTGCCATCGGCATGCGCCCGACTGTGATGTGGCAGCCAGCATCAGTGGTGAGTCATTCCTTACCAGCCCGGGACCGGAGCTGGACGCCCTGAAAGCTTCTGTTCACGATGTGACAGGCCGTGAACCTCGTCTGGATACGGGTGGCGGCACTTCGGATGCGCGCTTTATCGCCCTGTATTGCGCCGTGGCGGAATTTGGTCTCGTTGGCGCGAGCATGCATCAGATTGATGAGCACGTCGCCGTTTCAGATCTCGATACGCTGAAGCGTATTTATGAGCGGCTTTTGGAAAGGACTGTGGCGTGA